The window ACGTGCCAGCGTCAATAAAAGTGGCGCATCACGCTTTGAGAATCGCGTACATTGGGCACGGTTCTATCTCGCTAAAGCTGGCTACCTAGACTCATCAACTCGTGGCGTATGGAGTTTGACGGAGAAGGGGCAATCAGTCACCAAGATGACCCACGAGGATGCTCTTGCTATTTTTAGCGAACTTCATAGCCAATTTGCCGCTGACAGGAATAATTCGGCAAACGACACACCATCCACCACTATGGCAGAAGCGGATGAGAATATTGCACCTAGCCCCACATTGACGAGCGCAGATAGCTCGTATCGGACGCGCCTTCTTGAACTGCTTCAAGCACTTCCACCCGCAGGCTTTGAGCGCTTATGCCAACGGCTACTTCGTGAGGCCGGATTTGAGCAGGTGGTGGTTACTGGACGTTCCGGCGATGGAGGGCTTGACGGTCAAGGGGTCTTACAGCTCAACCCATTCGTAAGTTTTAAGGTGCTATTTCAATGTAAGCGGTACACTGGTGCAGTAACAGCATCACAAGTACGCGATTTTCGGGGCGCAATGATGGGACGAGCCGATAAAGGCATTATCCTGACCACAGGAACCTTTACCGCTGATGCTCAGAAAGAAGCACTCCGTGATGGCGTGCCGCCTATCGAGTTAGTCAACGGT of the Herpetosiphonaceae bacterium genome contains:
- a CDS encoding restriction endonuclease; amino-acid sequence: MAARGPQFVRYFAPVIEALKELGGSGRPSEVRDVIAQHLKISEQERASVNKSGASRFENRVHWARFYLAKAGYLDSSTRGVWSLTEKGQSVTKMTHEDALAIFSELHSQFAADRNNSANDTPSTTMAEADENIAPSPTLTSADSSYRTRLLELLQALPPAGFERLCQRLLREAGFEQVVVTGRSGDGGLDGQGVLQLNPFVSFKVLFQCKRYTGAVTASQVRDFRGAMMGRADKGIILTTGTFTADAQKEALRDGVPPIELVNGEKLLDMFENLELGLKPRKTFDIDQAFFEPFQA